In a single window of the Methylococcus sp. Mc7 genome:
- a CDS encoding type II toxin-antitoxin system RelE/ParE family toxin, translated as MAEVIWTEPALGDLDAIADYIALDNPEAARSLVQRVFEHVDHLERHPQLGSKPPELKGWGCRQIVEPPCRIFYREDSGHVFILHVMRAERLLKPELLETRDKETGGTNPF; from the coding sequence ATGGCTGAAGTAATCTGGACCGAACCAGCTCTCGGTGATCTGGATGCCATTGCCGATTACATTGCCTTAGACAACCCAGAAGCGGCGCGAAGCCTCGTCCAGAGAGTTTTTGAGCATGTTGATCATCTGGAAAGACATCCTCAGCTCGGCTCGAAGCCGCCGGAACTCAAGGGGTGGGGTTGCCGTCAGATCGTGGAACCACCCTGCCGAATCTTCTATCGCGAGGATTCGGGCCATGTGTTCATTCTTCATGTCATGCGGGCCGAGCGCCTTCTGAAGCCCGAACTGCTTGAGACTCGAGATAAGGAAACGGGTGGGACAAACCCGTTTTAG
- a CDS encoding AI-2E family transporter, whose translation MTSSHFLTIIKPAGLAVLLLLAAGLWVLHGFIMPIAWAAVLAFAVWPWYEHLYQRAPRGARAGWLPLGMTLLMMVLLMIPATFGVVVLGHEVQMLHRLLVKVQSSGIGAPEWLSQLPWVGDWVQETWSETFGNPETIKNALNALGMGTVFTYTRDLAAQVLHRFMSGFITLLALFFIFRDGHGLGQQILGRSVSLFGSAGARYARHAVTAVRGTVNGMLLVGIGKGVILGIGYWAVGLSQPVLLGTLTAVVALVPFAAKLVFGAASIYLIVQGHAAAGIVLAVYGFIVTLIADNYVRPALIGGAANIPFLPTLLGIFGGVEAMGFVGLFIGPTVMAILISLWRDWNDEARLSQD comes from the coding sequence ATGACCTCTTCCCATTTTCTGACGATTATCAAACCGGCCGGCCTGGCGGTGTTGCTGCTGTTGGCGGCGGGCCTTTGGGTGCTTCACGGTTTCATCATGCCCATCGCCTGGGCGGCGGTGCTGGCTTTCGCCGTCTGGCCCTGGTACGAGCATCTCTATCAACGTGCGCCTCGCGGCGCGCGCGCCGGCTGGCTGCCGCTGGGCATGACCCTGCTGATGATGGTCTTGCTGATGATTCCCGCGACTTTCGGCGTCGTGGTGCTCGGTCACGAGGTGCAGATGCTCCACCGCCTGCTGGTCAAGGTGCAGAGTTCCGGCATCGGCGCGCCGGAGTGGCTGAGCCAGTTGCCCTGGGTCGGGGACTGGGTACAGGAAACCTGGAGCGAGACTTTCGGTAACCCCGAAACGATCAAGAATGCGCTCAATGCGCTGGGAATGGGGACGGTGTTCACCTATACCCGCGATCTCGCGGCCCAGGTGCTGCACCGCTTCATGTCCGGTTTCATCACGCTGCTCGCGCTGTTTTTCATTTTCCGCGACGGGCACGGTTTGGGACAACAGATTCTCGGCCGTTCCGTGAGCCTGTTCGGCTCAGCCGGTGCCCGCTATGCGCGGCATGCCGTCACCGCCGTGCGCGGCACGGTCAACGGCATGCTGCTGGTCGGCATCGGCAAGGGGGTCATTCTCGGGATCGGCTACTGGGCCGTGGGCCTCAGCCAGCCGGTCCTGCTCGGCACCCTGACGGCTGTCGTCGCGCTGGTGCCGTTCGCCGCCAAGCTGGTGTTCGGCGCCGCTTCGATCTATCTGATCGTCCAGGGGCATGCCGCAGCCGGCATCGTACTCGCGGTGTACGGGTTCATCGTGACCCTCATCGCGGACAACTACGTGCGGCCGGCCTTGATCGGCGGCGCCGCCAACATTCCCTTCCTGCCCACCTTGCTGGGCATTTTCGGCGGCGTCGAGGCGATGGGCTTCGTCGGCCTCTTCATCGGGCCCACCGTGATGGCCATACTCATTTCGCTGTGGCGCGACTGGAACGACGAGGCGCGCCTGTCCCAGGACTGA
- a CDS encoding IS630 family transposase — protein sequence MARVAISVSCTDQDRRELERLSNSRTEEARLVERAKIVMGCLAGKRNDEIAAELGIRPGTVGVWRRRFAAEGLKGLRDRKRPGKPPRYPPSELRNRLLAQIEQPPPAGQATWDGGSLSKALGVSDDAVWRLLRKEGIQLQRHRSWCVSTDPQFAIKSADIIGLYLNPPQNALVISVDEKPSIQALERASGFVFTSSGKLVRGLKSTYKRHGTINLFAALNVATGTIQSKTTTTKKRPDFQAFLDEVVADVPADREIHVILDNYCTHKKNDDWLAAHPNVHFHFTPTSASWLNQVEIWFGIMTRKALRGASFNSIDQLAQAINDFIAAYNDKAAPFVWRKREVKGSQLRNTIANLRN from the coding sequence ATGGCGCGAGTTGCCATATCGGTGAGTTGTACGGACCAAGACCGGCGTGAGTTGGAGCGTTTGAGCAATAGCCGCACCGAGGAGGCTCGTCTGGTCGAACGCGCCAAGATTGTCATGGGCTGTCTGGCGGGCAAGCGCAATGACGAAATTGCTGCTGAACTCGGTATCCGGCCCGGCACGGTCGGTGTCTGGCGCAGGCGCTTTGCGGCTGAAGGATTGAAAGGGCTGCGTGATCGAAAAAGACCGGGCAAGCCTCCGCGGTACCCGCCGTCCGAGTTGCGCAATCGATTGCTTGCGCAAATTGAGCAGCCGCCGCCGGCCGGGCAGGCCACGTGGGATGGCGGGTCGTTGTCGAAAGCCTTGGGGGTTTCCGATGATGCCGTCTGGCGACTGTTGCGCAAAGAAGGCATCCAACTCCAGCGGCATCGCTCGTGGTGCGTCAGCACGGACCCTCAGTTTGCCATCAAGTCGGCCGACATTATCGGGCTGTACCTGAATCCGCCGCAAAATGCGTTGGTCATTTCCGTTGATGAAAAGCCTTCCATTCAGGCGCTGGAAAGGGCCAGCGGTTTCGTCTTTACCAGCAGCGGCAAGCTGGTTCGTGGATTGAAAAGCACCTATAAGCGCCATGGCACGATCAATCTTTTTGCGGCCTTGAATGTGGCGACCGGTACCATTCAGTCCAAAACCACCACGACCAAGAAGCGTCCTGACTTTCAGGCCTTTCTCGATGAGGTGGTCGCCGATGTTCCGGCTGATCGGGAAATTCATGTGATTCTCGACAACTATTGCACTCACAAGAAGAACGATGACTGGTTGGCCGCCCATCCCAACGTGCACTTTCACTTCACGCCCACTTCAGCCAGTTGGTTGAACCAAGTGGAAATCTGGTTTGGCATCATGACCCGCAAGGCCTTACGTGGGGCCAGTTTCAACAGCATCGACCAACTGGCGCAGGCGATCAACGATTTCATCGCCGCCTACAACGACAAGGCCGCCCCATTCGTCTGGCGCAAGCGGGAAGTCAAAGGCTCCCAGCTGCGCAATACTATCGCTAATTTACGCAATTAA
- the ubiG gene encoding bifunctional 2-polyprenyl-6-hydroxyphenol methylase/3-demethylubiquinol 3-O-methyltransferase UbiG, whose product MATDNVHIGEIEKFGSHAHRWWDPDGELKTLHAVNPLRMQFIQAHTSLTGRKAVDVGCGGGILTEALAKAGADALGIDLSEDLLNTAEEHGRESGLTVAYRQIGAEALADSQPGEFDVVTCMEMLEHVPEPASVVAACARLAKPGGTVFFSTLNRNLKAYLLAIVGAEYLLRMIPKGTHDFSSFIRPSELSRWARDRGLDLAGMEGIGYNPITGQFHLTSDIGVNYLAAFRKPGAENAGGC is encoded by the coding sequence ATGGCAACCGACAACGTCCACATCGGCGAAATCGAGAAATTCGGCTCCCACGCCCACCGCTGGTGGGACCCGGACGGCGAGCTGAAGACCCTGCACGCCGTCAATCCCCTGCGGATGCAGTTCATCCAGGCGCACACTTCGCTGACCGGCCGCAAGGCGGTCGATGTGGGCTGCGGCGGCGGCATCCTCACCGAGGCCCTCGCCAAGGCCGGCGCGGATGCCTTGGGAATCGACCTCAGTGAGGACCTGCTGAACACCGCGGAGGAACACGGCCGGGAATCCGGCCTGACCGTGGCCTACCGGCAGATCGGCGCCGAGGCGCTCGCGGACTCGCAGCCCGGTGAATTCGACGTGGTGACCTGCATGGAAATGCTGGAGCACGTGCCGGAACCGGCATCGGTGGTCGCCGCCTGCGCGAGGCTGGCCAAACCCGGCGGGACCGTTTTCTTTTCCACCCTGAACCGCAACCTCAAGGCCTATCTCCTGGCCATCGTCGGCGCGGAATACCTGCTGCGCATGATCCCCAAGGGCACCCACGACTTCAGCAGCTTCATCCGTCCCTCCGAACTGAGCCGCTGGGCGCGCGACCGCGGCCTGGACCTCGCCGGCATGGAAGGCATCGGCTACAACCCCATCACCGGCCAGTTCCACCTGACATCCGACATCGGCGTCAATTACCTGGCCGCATTCCGCAAGCCCGGTGCGGAGAACGCCGGGGGCTGTTGA
- a CDS encoding type II toxin-antitoxin system Phd/YefM family antitoxin, which translates to MRTELVTTLKRQATELLSRLARDREPILITQHGVPAAYLVDVETFETLQRRMVLLEGIARGERAIEEGRTLTQAEAKQRMARWLK; encoded by the coding sequence ATGCGTACTGAACTCGTGACCACTCTCAAGCGCCAAGCCACCGAGCTGCTATCCCGGCTAGCCCGTGATCGTGAACCGATCCTGATCACGCAACATGGCGTGCCGGCGGCGTATCTGGTGGATGTTGAAACTTTCGAGACTCTTCAACGGCGGATGGTTCTACTCGAGGGCATTGCGCGAGGCGAGAGAGCCATTGAGGAAGGACGTACCCTTACCCAGGCCGAGGCGAAGCAACGCATGGCCAGATGGCTGAAGTAA
- a CDS encoding pyridoxal phosphate-dependent aminotransferase: MMSNPVSGRMRAVQAPIIPVIAAMIREHPGVISLGQGVAWYGPPRRALERMREFGEGPDQHRYGPVEGLPELRALMREKLERENGISLSGRTVLVTAGANMGFLNALFAIADAGDEIILPSPYYFNQEMAVRMLGCTPVQLPTDDRFQLDLDRLERAITPRTRAVVTVSPNNPSGAVYPEAALRAVNALCRERGLFHVTDETYEYFVYDGARHFSPASLPDSAGHTISLYSLSKAYGFASWRIGYMLIPRALEPAVLKVQDTNLICAPLVSQHAAVGAMETGSAYCREKLATTARVRRIVLDALAGLGERCRVPEAQGAFYVLVRIERGGDAFALAERLIREFGVAVIPGTAFGLDGGCYLRIAYGALLPATAEEGIGRLVHGLRTIMDGR; this comes from the coding sequence ATGATGAGCAATCCCGTGAGCGGGCGGATGCGCGCGGTGCAGGCGCCGATCATTCCGGTCATCGCCGCGATGATCCGCGAGCACCCCGGCGTCATTTCGCTGGGGCAGGGCGTGGCCTGGTACGGGCCGCCGCGGCGGGCGCTGGAGCGGATGCGGGAATTCGGCGAGGGGCCGGACCAGCACCGCTACGGCCCTGTGGAAGGGCTGCCGGAGCTGCGGGCGCTGATGCGCGAAAAGCTCGAGCGGGAGAACGGCATTTCCCTCTCTGGCCGCACGGTGCTGGTGACGGCGGGCGCCAACATGGGATTTCTGAACGCGCTGTTCGCCATCGCCGATGCGGGCGATGAGATCATCCTGCCGAGCCCTTACTATTTCAACCAGGAAATGGCAGTCCGCATGCTGGGTTGCACGCCGGTCCAGCTGCCGACCGACGATCGGTTCCAGCTCGATCTGGACCGCCTGGAACGCGCCATCACGCCGCGCACCCGTGCCGTCGTCACGGTCTCGCCCAACAATCCGTCCGGCGCGGTCTACCCGGAGGCCGCCTTGCGGGCGGTCAATGCGCTGTGCCGGGAGCGGGGATTGTTCCACGTTACCGACGAAACTTACGAGTACTTCGTCTACGATGGTGCGCGCCATTTCTCGCCGGCTTCCTTGCCGGATTCCGCCGGCCACACGATTTCCCTGTATTCTCTGTCCAAGGCCTACGGCTTCGCCAGTTGGCGCATCGGCTACATGCTGATCCCGCGGGCGCTGGAACCGGCCGTGCTCAAGGTGCAGGACACCAACCTGATCTGCGCGCCCCTGGTTTCCCAGCACGCGGCGGTCGGAGCCATGGAAACCGGGTCGGCGTATTGCCGGGAAAAGCTGGCGACGACTGCGCGGGTGCGGCGCATCGTTCTCGATGCACTGGCCGGACTGGGGGAGCGCTGCCGTGTGCCGGAAGCCCAAGGCGCGTTCTACGTCCTCGTCCGCATCGAGCGCGGCGGCGATGCCTTTGCCCTGGCCGAGCGCCTTATCCGCGAATTCGGCGTGGCGGTGATCCCCGGCACCGCCTTCGGCCTCGACGGCGGCTGTTACCTGCGGATCGCCTACGGCGCGCTTCTGCCGGCGACCGCGGAGGAAGGCATAGGCCGCCTGGTGCACGGCCTGCGAACGATCATGGACGGCCGATAA
- a CDS encoding TolC family outer membrane protein, which produces MNKPAFAALLLSLSAPPAPAVDLLGVFDLALQYDPRLHAAQAQRDAALENKPQAVARLLPTVSATTGLTRQMVQTGDSPILVFNAKKNVGFWLATGIVQLVQPIYQHDLWVRLAQADNAVAEAEALYAAELQNVMLRVTQTYFDVLYKEASLEFARAELESINRELEQANARFEVGLSAVTDVNEAQAAADRARAGVIIAENELNNAREYLRQIVGDDPGELEPLKLEVPLEDPMPDDIDRWNDTAQQSALAIIAATNRADRAKQEIEVQFAGHYPSINLIADAQFYDNDRPPRPNRYQQQDVGMQINVPLFAGGSVNSKVRQARFGFEAATQQVDQERRAVRTKVKNAYRAIRSAIGQAKAFKTAIKSSESALEAAISGMEVGTRTMTDVLFVQRQYYENKRDFALALRDYIVNSVALKEAASVMQREDLDRINGWLQAQSAVPPKDKTDAPAARPKLKTGRKAG; this is translated from the coding sequence ATGAACAAACCCGCGTTTGCCGCTTTGCTTCTGTCATTGTCCGCTCCGCCCGCCCCCGCCGTCGATCTGCTCGGCGTGTTCGATCTCGCGCTGCAATACGATCCCCGTCTGCATGCGGCGCAGGCCCAGCGCGACGCGGCACTGGAGAACAAGCCCCAGGCCGTGGCCCGGCTGCTGCCGACGGTGTCCGCCACCACCGGCCTGACCCGCCAGATGGTGCAGACCGGCGACTCGCCCATCCTGGTGTTCAACGCCAAGAAGAACGTCGGTTTCTGGCTGGCGACCGGTATCGTGCAACTGGTGCAGCCGATCTACCAACACGACCTGTGGGTGCGGCTGGCCCAGGCCGACAATGCGGTGGCCGAGGCCGAGGCGTTATACGCGGCGGAACTGCAGAACGTGATGCTGCGGGTGACTCAGACCTATTTCGACGTGCTGTACAAAGAGGCATCGCTGGAGTTCGCCAGAGCCGAGCTGGAGTCGATCAACCGGGAGCTGGAGCAGGCCAACGCCCGCTTCGAGGTGGGACTGTCGGCGGTGACCGACGTGAACGAGGCGCAGGCCGCGGCGGACCGGGCGCGGGCGGGCGTCATCATCGCCGAGAACGAGCTGAACAACGCGAGGGAGTATCTGCGCCAGATCGTGGGTGACGATCCGGGTGAGCTGGAACCCCTGAAGCTCGAAGTGCCGTTGGAGGATCCGATGCCGGACGACATCGACCGCTGGAACGACACCGCCCAGCAGAGCGCGCTGGCCATCATCGCGGCGACCAACCGGGCCGACCGGGCCAAACAGGAAATCGAGGTGCAGTTCGCCGGGCATTACCCGTCGATCAACTTGATCGCCGACGCCCAGTTCTACGACAACGACCGCCCACCCCGCCCCAACCGCTACCAGCAGCAGGACGTGGGGATGCAGATCAACGTGCCGCTGTTCGCAGGCGGCAGCGTCAACTCCAAGGTACGCCAGGCACGCTTCGGCTTCGAAGCCGCCACCCAGCAGGTGGACCAGGAACGCCGCGCGGTCCGCACCAAGGTGAAGAACGCCTATCGAGCCATCCGTTCCGCCATCGGCCAGGCCAAAGCCTTCAAGACCGCGATCAAGTCCTCGGAAAGCGCGCTGGAGGCCGCCATCTCCGGCATGGAGGTCGGCACCCGCACCATGACGGACGTGCTGTTCGTACAGCGCCAGTACTACGAAAACAAGCGCGACTTCGCCCTGGCCCTGCGCGACTACATCGTCAACAGCGTGGCGCTCAAGGAGGCCGCCAGCGTGATGCAGCGCGAGGACCTGGACCGGATCAACGGCTGGCTGCAGGCGCAATCCGCCGTACCGCCGAAGGACAAGACCGACGCCCCCGCCGCACGGCCAAAACTCAAGACAGGCCGCAAGGCCGGCTAG
- the sufT gene encoding putative Fe-S cluster assembly protein SufT — protein sequence MYGREDIVLRRDVNAVQIPDGTPCVLPQGHVVSLFQSLGGNFTVTTERGYMARIAGADADALGKEPPIMPGISPDADAESVEKNVWEVLRTVYDPEIPVNIVDLGLVYACRVIPDGASGFKVEIVMTLTAPGCGMGPVLQSDVEHLVKNLPAVTAVEVSVVFDPPWGRDMMSEVAKLQLGML from the coding sequence ATGTACGGACGTGAAGACATCGTCCTGCGGCGGGATGTCAATGCGGTCCAGATTCCCGACGGCACCCCTTGTGTGCTGCCGCAAGGCCATGTCGTCAGCCTGTTCCAGTCGCTGGGCGGCAACTTCACGGTCACCACCGAGCGCGGCTACATGGCGCGGATCGCCGGCGCCGACGCCGACGCGCTGGGCAAGGAACCGCCCATCATGCCCGGCATCAGCCCCGACGCGGACGCCGAATCGGTGGAAAAGAACGTGTGGGAAGTCCTGCGCACCGTGTACGACCCGGAGATTCCGGTCAACATCGTCGACCTGGGGCTGGTCTATGCCTGCCGGGTCATCCCGGACGGCGCGAGCGGCTTCAAGGTCGAAATCGTCATGACCCTCACCGCTCCCGGCTGCGGCATGGGGCCCGTGTTGCAAAGCGACGTGGAGCACCTGGTGAAGAACCTCCCCGCCGTGACCGCCGTCGAGGTCAGCGTCGTGTTCGACCCGCCCTGGGGCCGCGACATGATGTCGGAAGTCGCGAAGCTGCAGCTCGGGATGCTTTGA
- a CDS encoding SDR family NAD(P)-dependent oxidoreductase, which yields MMTADPTLEGRIVLITGAGGDLGAVAAEACAGAGATVILLGRTLTRLEATYDRIVRQGGPEPLLAPLDLAAATPEELSAIAGSVESRLGALHGLIHCAAHMDYLGSLRDVGDAQWRDALDVNLTGAFRLTRTLLPLLTRSEAAAVVFVTDSEAERRRSYWGPYAVAKAGLEAFALVLADEYDGAGTLRVNLLTPGPVRTRLRRKAFPAETAPGPAALAPCFVDLMRSDSPYANGERIAPAAVEPSVIEEEIQHVRT from the coding sequence ATGATGACCGCTGACCCCACGCTCGAAGGCCGCATCGTCCTGATCACCGGCGCCGGTGGCGATCTCGGCGCCGTCGCCGCCGAAGCCTGCGCCGGCGCCGGCGCGACGGTGATCCTGCTGGGCCGTACCCTCACTCGGCTGGAAGCCACCTACGACCGCATCGTCCGCCAGGGCGGCCCGGAACCGCTCCTGGCTCCGCTGGACCTGGCCGCCGCCACGCCCGAAGAACTGTCGGCCATCGCCGGCTCGGTCGAATCCCGGCTCGGCGCACTGCACGGGCTGATCCATTGCGCCGCGCACATGGATTACCTGGGCTCCTTGCGCGATGTCGGCGACGCCCAGTGGCGTGACGCGCTCGACGTCAACCTGACCGGCGCGTTCCGCCTGACCCGGACCCTGCTGCCCCTGCTGACGCGATCGGAAGCCGCTGCCGTGGTCTTCGTCACCGACAGCGAAGCCGAGCGCCGGCGCAGCTACTGGGGGCCTTACGCCGTCGCCAAAGCCGGGCTGGAAGCCTTCGCGCTCGTCCTCGCGGACGAATACGACGGCGCCGGCACGCTCAGGGTCAACCTGCTCACGCCCGGCCCGGTCCGCACGCGCCTGCGGCGCAAGGCCTTTCCAGCCGAGACCGCCCCCGGCCCGGCGGCGCTCGCCCCCTGTTTCGTCGACTTGATGCGCAGCGACAGCCCCTACGCCAACGGCGAACGGATTGCCCCCGCCGCGGTCGAACCATCCGTCATCGAGGAGGAAATTCAGCATGTACGGACGTGA
- a CDS encoding TRZ/ATZ family hydrolase, whose translation MIIDTLITARWIIPVEPDGVTLEHHALAIDRGRIADLLPTTEALVKYQPRRIERLEHHVLIPGLVNAHTHAAMTLLRGVADDLPLMQWLQEHIWPLEQKWIGEAFVRDGVQLAMAEMIRGGITCFNDMYFFPEVVAREAVRAGMRAAVGMIVVDFPTAWAADADEYLRKGLALRDDYRHEPLIATVFAPHAPYTVSDEPLARIRTWSEELDCPVHIHLHETADEIHRSGQQYGMRPLKRLDQLGLVGPHLIGVHMTQLEDGEIARLAEAGASVVHCPESNLKLASGFCPAAKLLAAGVNVALGTDGAASNNDLDLLGEARTAALLAKAVANDATALPAHQALRMATLNGAAALGLAVETGSLTIGKSADVVAIGLEHIESLPIYNPVSDLVYAAGRQQVTDVWVAGRQLLKKRDLLTLDAAEIREKTQIWRDKLIHHS comes from the coding sequence ATGATTATCGACACTTTGATCACCGCGCGCTGGATCATCCCCGTCGAGCCCGACGGCGTCACGCTCGAACACCATGCCCTGGCCATCGACCGCGGCCGCATCGCCGACCTCCTCCCCACCACCGAAGCGCTGGTCAAATACCAGCCGCGGCGGATCGAACGGCTGGAGCATCACGTCCTGATCCCCGGCCTGGTCAACGCCCACACCCATGCCGCCATGACCCTGCTGCGCGGCGTCGCCGACGACCTGCCGCTGATGCAATGGCTGCAGGAGCACATCTGGCCGCTGGAGCAGAAATGGATCGGCGAAGCCTTCGTCCGCGACGGCGTGCAACTGGCGATGGCGGAGATGATCCGCGGAGGCATTACCTGCTTCAACGACATGTACTTCTTCCCCGAAGTGGTGGCGCGCGAAGCGGTGCGGGCCGGCATGCGGGCGGCGGTGGGCATGATCGTGGTGGATTTCCCCACCGCCTGGGCCGCCGACGCGGACGAATATCTCCGCAAAGGCCTGGCCCTGCGCGACGACTACCGCCACGAACCGCTGATCGCCACGGTGTTCGCGCCGCACGCGCCCTACACCGTGAGCGACGAACCGCTGGCCCGGATCCGTACTTGGTCCGAGGAGCTGGACTGCCCGGTGCACATCCATCTCCACGAGACCGCCGACGAAATCCACCGGAGCGGACAGCAGTACGGCATGCGCCCGCTCAAACGGCTGGATCAGCTCGGCCTGGTCGGGCCGCACCTGATCGGCGTCCACATGACCCAGCTGGAAGACGGCGAGATCGCACGCCTGGCCGAAGCCGGCGCCAGCGTGGTGCACTGCCCCGAATCCAACCTGAAGCTGGCCAGCGGCTTCTGCCCCGCCGCCAAGCTCCTGGCGGCAGGCGTCAACGTCGCGCTCGGCACCGATGGCGCGGCCAGCAACAACGATCTGGACTTGCTCGGCGAAGCCCGCACCGCCGCGCTGCTGGCCAAGGCGGTAGCCAATGACGCCACCGCCCTCCCCGCCCACCAGGCCCTGCGGATGGCGACGCTGAACGGCGCGGCGGCTTTAGGATTGGCGGTGGAAACCGGCTCGCTGACGATCGGCAAATCCGCCGACGTGGTCGCCATCGGGCTGGAGCACATCGAATCGCTGCCGATCTACAACCCGGTGTCCGACCTGGTCTACGCCGCCGGCCGCCAGCAGGTCACCGACGTCTGGGTGGCGGGGCGTCAACTGCTGAAAAAGCGCGATCTGCTGACCCTGGACGCCGCGGAAATCCGCGAGAAGACGCAGATCTGGCGCGATAAACTGATCCATCATTCCTGA
- a CDS encoding YkvA family protein, whose product MLASLKSQARRLKAETFALYLAARHPATPWYAKLLVAGIVAYAFSPIDLIPDFVPILGYLDDLVLIPLGILLAVRLVPPAVLAECRAKAMEMAANGRPVSRAAGFVIVGIWVALVVLGLLWAY is encoded by the coding sequence ATGTTGGCCAGCCTCAAATCCCAAGCCCGCCGCCTCAAGGCGGAAACCTTCGCGCTCTATCTGGCTGCGCGCCATCCGGCGACTCCTTGGTACGCGAAGCTGCTGGTCGCGGGCATCGTGGCGTATGCCTTCAGCCCGATCGACCTGATCCCGGATTTCGTACCAATCCTCGGTTATCTGGACGACCTGGTGCTGATCCCCTTAGGCATCCTGTTGGCGGTCAGGCTGGTGCCGCCGGCGGTGCTGGCGGAATGCCGGGCCAAGGCTATGGAGATGGCGGCGAACGGCAGGCCGGTGAGCCGTGCCGCCGGCTTCGTGATCGTGGGCATCTGGGTGGCGCTCGTGGTGCTGGGTCTGCTGTGGGCTTATTGA
- the murI gene encoding glutamate racemase, whose amino-acid sequence MAGCDGPIGVFDSGVGGLSVLREIRAALPHENLLYVADSGHLPYGSKPAEYIERRALAVGRFLLGRGAKAIVVACNTATAAAIAALRAEFNVPVIGMEPGIKPAIALSKSRIVGVLATEGTLKSAKFRDLVGRTGEAVEVIAQACPGWVEQVERGELASPATRALVYRYTQPVLERGADTLVLGCTHYPFLCDLIADIAGPEVRIVETGTAVARQLRCRLEVDRLLARRTGPGAEQFWSSGSEDVTGRSIAVLWAAAHRVQRLPADFAASGV is encoded by the coding sequence TTGGCCGGCTGCGACGGTCCCATCGGCGTCTTCGACTCGGGAGTGGGCGGACTCTCGGTGCTGCGGGAGATACGCGCCGCGCTTCCGCACGAAAACCTGCTGTATGTCGCCGATTCGGGGCACCTGCCGTACGGCAGCAAGCCCGCGGAGTACATCGAACGGCGGGCGCTGGCGGTCGGAAGGTTTCTGCTGGGCCGGGGCGCTAAAGCCATCGTCGTGGCCTGCAACACCGCAACGGCGGCGGCGATCGCAGCGCTACGGGCCGAATTCAACGTCCCCGTCATCGGCATGGAGCCGGGCATCAAGCCTGCGATCGCGCTGTCGAAATCGCGCATCGTCGGCGTGCTGGCGACCGAGGGCACGTTGAAGAGCGCCAAGTTCCGCGACCTGGTGGGCCGGACCGGCGAGGCGGTGGAAGTGATCGCCCAGGCCTGCCCCGGCTGGGTCGAGCAGGTCGAGCGGGGCGAACTGGCAAGCCCCGCGACGCGTGCGCTGGTCTACAGGTATACGCAGCCGGTGCTGGAGCGCGGCGCCGACACCCTGGTGCTGGGCTGTACGCATTATCCTTTCCTGTGCGATCTCATCGCCGACATCGCCGGGCCCGAAGTGCGCATCGTCGAAACCGGCACTGCCGTCGCGCGCCAGCTCCGGTGCCGCCTCGAAGTAGACCGGCTGCTGGCGCGGCGGACCGGCCCGGGTGCCGAACAGTTCTGGAGCAGCGGTTCGGAAGACGTAACGGGCCGTTCCATTGCTGTGCTATGGGCCGCCGCACATCGCGTGCAGCGTCTGCCGGCAGATTTCGCCGCTTCGGGCGTGTAG